TTCAGCTATTCTTTCTTCTTACTAAACCAAGCTGGGGAagaatttttccctcaaaaaaaaagtttGGGAAGAATTGTTCATCAAAAGAAAAAGACAAGgaagaaagaaaaagggaaacgtTCCCAGACAACGCGCCGGCGGAAACGTTCCGCCGGACGCGCGCGGACCCTGCGATCGCTATCGATCGTGCGACTGGCGATGGGAGCACCCCTTAGAAAAAAACAAGGCGCCGAGAGCACTGCCTCCAATCGTTCTTTTCCCCATATTCTTCTTCCCCACAACGAGGACGCCAGGCACCCGCATCACAGGCACCAGCCCCTACCCGCACCCACCAGCACACATGTCTCCGTTCGAGCCCGCGGCACCCTCCATCATGCGCGTGCCCCTGATGAgatccaccgccgcaagccttccccctcctctctccaTGTTCCTCCTCCACACCTCCATCTCATTCTCAGGGAGCATGCTACTCTGCTCAATTTTTTTGCTGGAAGCGGCTGGATTGGGAGCTGGAAGCAGCATCATTTTTTGTTGCAACCGGCCATCGCCGGAGCTGGAACCATCACTGTTTTGCTGGAACCGGGCGGAGCGCGAGCTGGGACTGGCATTTAATTTGTTGCAACCGGCTacagaaaaagcttcaaccggcggcaaaaaaagcttcaaccatagacgACGGAAGCCATGGACGATGCCGAAAAGCTGCAACTGACTTGTTGTTTGCTACAACCGGCTTCATTTTTGATACAAACAGAGGATGGTCGTGGGGCACCAGCGATGACAAGTTTTGCTGTAACCGTAGTCGTTTTTTGGTACTACCGGCGAAATTTTTTGCTACCTCCATCAAGGCAGAGCTATGACCTCGCGACGGCGGCAATGATGATTTTTGCTGCAACCATAGTTGGATTTTGCTACTACCGACgaagtttttgctacatccattttcAAGCGCGAACGGTAAGCACAAAAAGAAGATGCTGGTGTGGGGTTCCTGCGAATCCCAGCGACGAGAACTAGCAAGGAGTAGCAGGGGAGGAGCGGTGCTGTGGCCTGGAGGGAGGCGGGTAGGAGGAGAGCGCGGCCCCCGCCCTGCCGAGCTGCACGAGATGTAGGAGGGTGCGTGCGTGAGATGAGGGGAGGAAGACAGGGGTGCTGCAAGAGGAAAAAGAAAGCTGAGACAAACCGTTTTTACCTAGATCTATCGTAATCGGATCTGACCGGCCGAATCgttgggccggcgcgccggcgcagATCAGTccccaaaaacaaagaaaaaggacGGCAAGCAAAGCAAAGCAGCCGCCAACGAATACCAAGTCcacttcccgcagctcctcctcctcctccgcccaaTCGACTGCTAGCCAACAAACCCCACCGCCCGCCCAGCTCAGAGATCCGGCCGCAGCCCAGGATCCCGGggaggcggcgccgccgccgcggccatggCCCTCCACCACGGCGCGCGCCTCCGCTCCCGCGCCGCGCccctcctcgccgtcgtcgtccTCGCGGTCCTCGCCCTCGTCTCGCTCCTCCGCGCCAGCCACGGCGGGGGCCGCCTGGCCCCGCCCTCCGCCGTctccgccgcggccgcggccgcccgcAACCGCAACCGCACCGCCGCGCAGCGCAAGATCCTGCTCGACCCGTCCTTCACCCCGCGGCTGCCGCGCCAGGGTGCGctgtccctctccctcgcccgccGCAACGCGCTGCCGCCGCGCAACGCGGCCCGCTTCCCCGCCCTCCCCGACGGCCACCTCAAGATCGTCCTCTACGTCCACAACCGGCCCCGCTACCTCCGCCTCGTCGTCGACAGCCTCTCCCGCGTCGACGGCATCGGCGAGGCGCTGCTCGTCGTCAGCCACGACGGCTACTTCCCCGAGATGGACGAGATCGTCAAGGGCATCGCCTTCTGCCAGGTGAAGCAGATCTTCGCGCCCTACTCGCCGCACCTCTTCCCGGACTCCTTCCCCGGCGTCGCGCCCGGGGACTGCCGGGACAAGGACAGGGCGGCCGAGAAGCGGTGCCGGGGCGAGCCGGACCAGTACGGCAACCACCgctccccgcggatcgtgtcgctGAAGCACCACTGGTGGTGGATGATGAACACCGTGTGGGATGGGATGGATGAGACCAGGGACTTCGATGGGCACATCCTCTTCATCGAAGAAGACCACTACATCTTCCCCAATGCATACCGCAATGTGCAGCTGCTTGTGGATTTGAAGCCGAAGAAGTGCGCCCAATGCTATGCCGTCAATTTGGCGCCGTCCGATGTCAAGGCGAAAGGGGAAGGTTGGGAGAGCATGGTTGCTGAGAAGATGGGTAACATTGGCTATGCCTTCAACAGGACTGTGTGGAGGAAGATTCATGCCAAGGCTAAGCAGTTCTGTGACTTCGATGAGTACAATTGGGATATAACTATGTGGGCAACCGTGTATCCATCGTTTGGAGCTCCTGTTTACAGTCTCAGGGGGCCTAGGAGGAGTGCTGCACATTTTGGCAAGTGCGGCCTGCACCAAGGCCAAGACTCTAGCAATGTTTGTGTGGATAATGGCGCGGGAGACGTAGAACTAGATGCCATCGACAAGGTTCCTAACATCAAAGCTGATTGGCCAGTCCACATCATTAGGAAACAACAAGGGTATCAGGCTGGTTTCAAAGGATGGGGTGGTTGGGGCGATCGGCGTGACCGGGAGCTTTGCTTGAGTTTTGCATACATGTACCATGTTAAAGACACGTTGTCTGCATGATGGGGTTATAGGCACACGAATTTTGGCATTTATGATGCCCTTGTTGTAGTGTTGTTTGGCATGTTTCGATCGATTCATACACGGTTTGTGATATAAATAGTCTTTCACCATTTTTTCTCAATTTTGTAGAATAGTTCTCTATTGGGAGAAATTGCCTTGGACTTGGGTTAACTTTCCCAACTGTATGATGTACTTTTAACTCACTGATATGGATAGAGTTTATTGTTTAAGATCTTTGCAACATTTATTATTAAGAGATTTTCATGTTTACTTTGTTTAACTGAAGTACTGCTTTCTATGCATCCTTAACATTCAGGGATGCTTAATGCATGTTGATGATCAATGCCTCTTACTGTTGCCTTACCATGTCTAGTGACATCAGTATCTCTTGTCTGTTGTATGATTGGAAACTAATATTTAGTACTAATGGTTTCTACAATACTTCATATCTTTTTTGGCCATCATATGCATATGTTTATCTTCTTCAGTTTCGTATGCTTCTTGCATGGTGTTTCTATTTTTAGCTACATGTATTTCTTAGAACCCATCTACTCTTCAGTTACATGTTCGCAGTATTATAGGATTTGTAGCTGGTGAAATTTTAGACGGGCACAGAGATATTGATACTCACAACAAGATATGAAGTTTTTTTAGAAGTTTTCTTAACTGTTGTTAATGTGTTTAATTAGATATTATAATTCACTTATCATGGCCTAAAGTTGTGGCCATATCATGTCCTAAAGTTTTCTCTATGTGCTTCTTACCATTCACTGTAAGAAGATGATTGAACATTACTGCACAACAAAATTAGGAGAGCTTAATTAGCTAACAAAGGATCCATGGAGTGCACAATCAGGTACATATAGCAAATTTATTTTTCTGTGGTGGTTGCTGTTAGATCTGAATGTTGGGCTGGTCTGTTCATGGAGTGGACCACAAATCACAACCAAACTCCAGCTTTCTCCATCCGCTGGTAGTATATTCGACTCATCTGACCCTGGAATGACTGGAGGGCTGTTTAGGAGCACATGAAGCCTCTTTTATCAGTAAGCATTCGATTTCCCTGGAATCATAATATTCAATTATCTTTCTATTCTGTTCTAATAGTAAGCATTCTATTCTATCGTTCATAAATTTGTTGCACTTATTGTATTATTCCTATGATGCAATTCTCGATATATTTTCATATATCTTTTGCTTTGCAAGTAACACATTGATATTTACTCCATGTGTTAAAATCAACGTTTCAACAATCTGCCCTGGTTAAACTTCAAGCCTGTTCTCATATCACCCTCAGGCTTAACCAGATGTCCAGATTAGTGTTTTCTCATAATCATTCATTGCTTCTTTTTAATTAACTTTTGTGAATATGCTGCCTACATGTTTATTGGATACTCAAGCTTCTGCAAGTGTATTCCCTGTTCTTTCCCTCTTGCATTTACTTCTCACGTGCACATGGTTATTCTTTCCCTATTTCTGTGGGTTGAACTACTGACTTTTAGATAATAATGCAAAGATAAACAATAATGTGATCAATAGGACGTTATATGATGTGGACATAGACTGTGTTGACCATAGAGAAAGAAGAAACTACATGTTCATTCTTTGAGTATAACTTGTAGTATCTGATAGGTTTCAGAACTACTGCATGATCGTTTATCTGTATAGTGGAAACATGGTTTTGACTTGGTTCATAATTCTGTTATCCTGAGGCAACAACTATGATCAGCTTGCACTTAATCACATTATTATTTTTAACATTATTAAAAAACATTATTCTTTTTAATTATAAATTTGCAATGTCTGGCTGCATGTTTGACATATAACCGCTAACCACTCCAATATGGTCATGTATCTCTGGTGGCTCTTGCTTCAAATCCTTACAGTTTGCtagcagttttttttttttgacagCAGTAATTAGTAGCAGTTTGTGCTACTGTGTTATGTAGAGGTATGAGCAAGTAACGTAACAGAATGACATTTGCTTGACCAAAACATTTTGCTGCCCTGCAGGTTGTTGAGAAGCCTCTTCCTAGTGGAACATTATCCATGGTGGTTCCTATGTCACAGGTCAAGGTAATGACTGGTTTgctttattatttctttctttAGGTAAGCATTGAATGTGATGCTATTTTTTTTGTTATTCCTTTAGGTTCCGttctttgctgatgatgaagaatCTTCTTCAGTTGATGCTCTTTTCATTCCTAAGAGAGAACCCATGGGCCTGATTATCTGTCGTTGATGTCGGTTTATTAGACATTATCTAGTTCACCTACCATGGTCTAATCTCTAATGTTGTCGGCATATCATCATAGCTTAAACATTCTTTGTATGCTTGTCACCATCCACTGTAAAAAGTCTTAACTGCATAATAAAACTACGCGAGCCTAATTAGCTGGGAAAGGAGCCATGGAGTGCACAGTCAGGTATATATAGTAAGTTAATATTTCTGTGTTGGCTGCTGTTTGGTTTGAACTGTTGTGGTAGTCCATTCTTGGGCTCGATCACACAATCACTACCGAACCCGGGCTGCTGGTAGGCTGGTATTTTTGGCACATCTGGTCTTGGAATGACTAGACAGCTTTTAGCAGCACATAAAGCCTTCTCTAACCCTAAGCATCATTTCCCCTTTCAGTTGTCATATTTTGACTAGGCAATTATTCATAATAAAAGTGTTGCATTTTATCCTATTATTCCTGTCATGCAATCCTCTAGTTTTTGTTTAACTTCTGCTTTGCAAAATAAAAGTTGGTATTTACTCTGTGTTTAAGTCGACATTCTAACAATCTGCCCCTGGTTAAACTCCGAACTTGTCCTTGGTCCACATTCAGGCTCTACCGGATTGCTGTTTTGTCTCATAATTATTCAACGCTTATTTCTGATTGACTAATTTTATTTAACTTCTGCACACGCATGCCTGCATGTTTAACTGGATAGTGAAGCTTCTGCAGGTGGATTTTCTGTTGTTTCCAGTACGATGAATCTGCCCCATTTGGACAGCTGTATGACCTCTTGCATTTAGTTCTTACATGCGCATGGCTATTATATCCTTTTTCATGGGTTGAACTATTGACTTCGAGATAATTACTTGAATATGAAAAATAATGTGATCAATAAAGCTGGTTTATGATGTGGACTTTGACAGCGTTGACAGTAGAGAAATAAGAAATTACTTGATGGTTCTTTCAGTCAGTAACTTGCATCTGATCTTTGATGTTAATTGTCTATCTCCATAGTGGAATATATAGTTTAGCCTTGGTTTATAATTCAGTTATCCTTGGTTCATAGTGGAATATATGGTTTTGCCTTGCTATTCATTTGTGGGAACTTTAATTTATCTGTAACGAATATAATGTTACTGTTGGTCAAATCTGAGATGGAATGGAATAGATGTTAAACTTACTTTCTGGAGAGGCTTTGATGATAGGCTCATGAGATTATGGTTTGTGTTCGAACAGATCCGTGTCTCTCTCCGAAGAGTATGATAGAGCAGTTTGGAAGCTCCATACCTCTGGGGTTTATAACTCCAGTCATGAGATCATGCACTTCAAATCAGCTTCATTAAGTTCATTATAACATATATTTTCATACTATTATTACATATTTGATGTTATAGATATTAGCAATTTTTTTTATAAAGCTGGTCAAACTTAAAGAAGTTTGGCCAGGACAAACCTAGAACTTcaaatattttggaacagagggagtacatcttaATCTATACAACAatcaatattggaggaaaaattgcTGTATGACCACAAGCATACAGAAACACAAATTTCTGTTTGATAGTCAATACAGAAACAGATTGAAGATTATGTTTTATTTCCTGAAACAAAAACTATTGATATCCAATCatttgacatggaagagtaaccagCACACACTTCATATGCAGAAGGGTTGAAAGATGCAGTCGCTAAGGGTTCTCAAAAATAATTTAGAAGGCGAAGAAGCAAACAGCTTATGTTGTTACTGCCTTATTCTTCAGTTCGCTTGCATTGCTTTAGAAACAAATGTGTCATTTAGTTGTTGAGGATGCTGCAGCAAGATCATCGAGGATAACTTGCGGACAATAATGTTTCTTCCTCCATAGTGTATTGCCTGCTAGCTTCCACAACAATTGCTTCAGTTGACATGTATGGAGACCCAATTTGATCCCTGTCATATCTCCTTGATGCCACTTCCCTCATTGTAGGTCGCTCTTCTCCCTTCAATTTAATGCACATCGCTGCCAGGGTAGCTACTTCCTGGACTTGTCTATCTCCCTCTTCCATGACTTGGAGATCAATAAGCTCATCAAGATTGCCTTCTGCGAGTAGCGAAACGAAATGTGAAACAAGGCCAGCACCGTTGCCGCCACTACGGTAGATGCATGTTTTTTTTTCTAGTTAGGAGTTCTATAAGAAGACGACCAAAACTAAAAACATCACTCTTGTCTGTTAGGTGACCGGTATAATGGTACATAGGGTCTAAGTAGCCTATTGTTCCTTGCACAGCTGTAGTGAACCCTGTTTTGTCAACTGGGATGCATCTCGAAGCTCCAAAATCTGATAACTTTGCTGTTAAATTATCATCAATAATTATGTCGGATGATTTAATATCCCTGTGATAAATTGGCATCGAAGCAGATGAGTGAAGATAAGAAAGAGCTCTAGCAACTTCATGCGCGATCCTGGTTCGATCATCCCATGATAGTAACATTAGGCCTTCAAAATGAAGACGGTGATCAAGAGTACCATTTGAAATGAACTCATAAACCAGTAAcggtaaagctgttgccttgtgaccatgaggtcacgggttcgagtcctggaaacagcctcttgcagaaatgtagggaaatgCTGCGTactagacccaaagtggtcggacccttccccggaccctgcgcaagcgggagctacgtgcaccgggctgccctcaTAAACCAGTAACGGGACTTCTATATTAAGACAACATCTGATTAGCTTCACAATATTTCTATGGTTGATTTGAGAAAGAATCGCAACCTCGTTTATGAAGTCATTGATTTCTCTCTGTACGACGATCTTGGATTTCTTGATGGCAACAACCTGTAGGTCTAAAATTCCTTTATAAACAGCACCGTGCCCTCCGCTGCCCGCCTCACGAGTACTATCAAAATTATTTGTGGCCTTCTCTATATCCAACAAGGGAATGATCATTCTTTCACCAAAATCTGTCTTCTGTGATATTAGCTGTTGCAACAATAACCCATGATTT
Above is a window of Triticum aestivum cultivar Chinese Spring chromosome 6B, IWGSC CS RefSeq v2.1, whole genome shotgun sequence DNA encoding:
- the LOC123139160 gene encoding alpha-1,6-mannosyl-glycoprotein 2-beta-N-acetylglucosaminyltransferase-like, with amino-acid sequence MALHHGARLRSRAAPLLAVVVLAVLALVSLLRASHGGGRLAPPSAVSAAAAAARNRNRTAAQRKILLDPSFTPRLPRQGALSLSLARRNALPPRNAARFPALPDGHLKIVLYVHNRPRYLRLVVDSLSRVDGIGEALLVVSHDGYFPEMDEIVKGIAFCQVKQIFAPYSPHLFPDSFPGVAPGDCRDKDRAAEKRCRGEPDQYGNHRSPRIVSLKHHWWWMMNTVWDGMDETRDFDGHILFIEEDHYIFPNAYRNVQLLVDLKPKKCAQCYAVNLAPSDVKAKGEGWESMVAEKMGNIGYAFNRTVWRKIHAKAKQFCDFDEYNWDITMWATVYPSFGAPVYSLRGPRRSAAHFGKCGLHQGQDSSNVCVDNGAGDVELDAIDKVPNIKADWPVHIIRKQQGYQAGFKGWGGWGDRRDRELCLSFAYMYHVKDTLSA